In a single window of the Streptacidiphilus sp. P02-A3a genome:
- a CDS encoding helix-turn-helix transcriptional regulator, whose amino-acid sequence MQLANNGGSPGHHRIEPSSEEIAVYRWTARHEHVDLQDTARELGLTPEAVGTALRSLTMMGLLRADASDPDRLRMVDPDLVVATKTASLESAIHQQQTRLDQIRERFGSLRSHYLEALSRTNEIEVIARMEEVRGALTRASADCGEEMLASQPGGNRVPKVLEEALSRDRAMLSRGVRMRTLYHHTARFNGPSQAYVAALSPLGAEYRTAHELFGRLIIYDRRVAFIPERSATWGAVVIREPSIVEYLCSVFEQAWTQAQPFSEAAADGLEAVAKDIDRSILRLLAAGLKDETIARRLGMSLRTARKHIADIMALLGAQSRFQAGVLAAARGLLAPEEPGEAPDIDG is encoded by the coding sequence ATGCAACTGGCCAACAACGGCGGCTCGCCCGGTCACCACCGCATCGAGCCGAGCAGTGAGGAGATCGCCGTCTACCGCTGGACGGCACGCCACGAGCACGTTGATCTCCAGGACACCGCGAGGGAGTTGGGGCTGACACCGGAAGCGGTCGGCACCGCCCTGCGCTCGCTCACCATGATGGGACTGCTTCGGGCGGACGCCTCCGACCCCGACCGGCTGCGCATGGTCGACCCCGACCTCGTGGTAGCCACCAAGACCGCGTCCCTGGAAAGCGCGATCCACCAGCAGCAGACGCGGCTCGACCAGATCCGCGAGCGGTTCGGCAGCCTGCGGAGCCACTATCTGGAGGCCCTGAGCCGAACGAACGAGATCGAGGTGATCGCCCGGATGGAAGAGGTCCGGGGAGCGCTGACCCGCGCCTCGGCGGACTGCGGAGAGGAGATGCTGGCCAGCCAGCCGGGAGGCAACCGGGTCCCGAAGGTACTCGAAGAGGCCCTGAGCCGGGACCGGGCGATGCTGTCCCGCGGCGTGCGGATGCGCACGCTCTACCACCACACCGCCCGGTTCAACGGCCCCAGCCAGGCGTATGTCGCGGCGCTGTCGCCGCTGGGCGCCGAATACCGCACCGCCCACGAGCTGTTCGGCCGGCTCATCATCTACGACCGGCGGGTCGCCTTCATTCCGGAACGATCAGCGACCTGGGGCGCCGTCGTCATCCGTGAACCATCGATCGTCGAATACCTGTGCTCGGTTTTCGAGCAGGCGTGGACCCAGGCGCAGCCCTTCTCCGAGGCGGCCGCGGACGGCCTGGAGGCGGTCGCGAAGGACATCGACCGCAGCATTCTGCGGCTGCTCGCGGCGGGCCTGAAGGACGAGACGATCGCCCGGCGGCTCGGCATGTCGCTGCGGACCGCCCGGAAGCACATCGCCGACATCATGGCGCTGCTCGGCGCCCAGAGCCGGTTCCAGGCGGGGGTGCTCGCGGCCGCCCGCGGCCTGCTCGCGCCGGAGGAACCGGGGGAGGCTCCCGACATCGACGGCTGA
- the add gene encoding adenosine deaminase — protein sequence MTEPHPSGSQSARAFIAALPKTDLHLHLVGSASPETVVELSRRHPEERLPTTLAQVRALYAFTGFRHFLEVYTRVAGLVRTRADILVLVDGLARDAAASNVRYAEVAVTAAEHFAAGTAAGELAEALAEGRAAARERHGVTLNWIIEVGAPDPATADRATDFAVDVRPPGTVAVGLGGPEVGRPRVRFAEQFARAGRAGLHRVCHAGETVGAEQVWSAVRDLGAGRIGHGIGAAEDPALLAHLRDSGTAVEVCPSSNLATRAVGRMGDHPLPVFLAHGVPVTVCSDDPGMFATTLDREYRLLADAFGLGPGDLAGLAATGARAAFMEPADRAELLADIEATLVAFTAATTASTPGATAPVRR from the coding sequence ATGACGGAGCCCCATCCCAGCGGCTCGCAGAGCGCTCGCGCGTTCATCGCCGCGCTGCCCAAGACCGACCTGCACCTGCACCTGGTCGGGTCGGCGTCGCCCGAGACGGTGGTGGAGTTGTCGCGCCGCCACCCGGAGGAGCGTCTGCCGACGACTCTCGCGCAGGTGCGCGCCCTCTACGCGTTCACCGGCTTCCGGCACTTCCTGGAGGTCTACACGCGGGTGGCCGGGCTGGTCCGTACCCGGGCCGACATCCTGGTGCTCGTCGACGGCCTGGCGCGCGATGCCGCGGCGAGCAACGTGCGCTACGCCGAGGTGGCCGTCACCGCGGCCGAGCACTTCGCCGCGGGCACCGCCGCCGGGGAACTGGCCGAGGCGCTCGCCGAGGGCCGTGCGGCGGCCCGGGAGCGCCATGGCGTGACCCTGAACTGGATCATCGAGGTCGGCGCCCCGGACCCGGCGACCGCCGATCGGGCCACCGACTTCGCCGTGGACGTGCGCCCGCCGGGAACCGTCGCCGTCGGTCTGGGTGGTCCGGAGGTCGGCCGGCCGCGGGTCCGCTTCGCCGAGCAGTTCGCCCGCGCCGGAAGGGCCGGACTGCACCGGGTGTGCCACGCCGGGGAGACGGTGGGCGCCGAGCAGGTGTGGTCGGCCGTGCGCGATCTGGGTGCCGGGCGCATCGGCCACGGCATCGGCGCGGCCGAGGACCCGGCCCTCCTGGCGCACCTGCGCGACAGCGGCACCGCGGTCGAGGTCTGTCCCAGCTCCAACCTGGCCACCAGGGCCGTGGGCCGGATGGGCGACCATCCGCTGCCGGTCTTCCTGGCGCACGGCGTGCCGGTCACCGTGTGCTCCGACGATCCCGGCATGTTCGCCACGACCCTCGACCGTGAGTACCGGCTGCTCGCGGACGCCTTCGGTCTCGGCCCGGGCGACCTGGCGGGACTGGCGGCCACCGGCGCCCGGGCCGCGTTCATGGAGCCTGCCGACCGCGCCGAGCTGCTGGCGGACATCGAGGCGACCCTGGTCGCGTTCACGGCCGCCACCACGGCCTCCACCCCCGGGGCGACCGCCCCGGTTCGGCGTTGA
- a CDS encoding NAD(P)/FAD-dependent oxidoreductase, with amino-acid sequence MDTTAAQQHEVLVLGAGYAGLSAAVQLAARTRKRGDLRVTLVNPYDTFTERLRLHMTATGQETAEMNIPELLDGTGAAFVRGWVTAVDAEARTVRIDDDRVLRYDTLVYGLGSIADTAAVPGVDDHAYTFDSPQDATLLADRLARLDGGTVVIGGSGLTGVEAAAEIAERHPELQVVLLGRQQPGAGMHPKARAHLDAALARLGVEVRSGVEVVKVLPDSVELADGPGIPAAAVLWTTGTRVSPLAAAAGLAVDERGRVVTDNALRSTSHPDVYAVGDAAAVPQGYGVMHGTCQSGMPTGVHAALSILRTLAGKEPRPFRFGYYHTPVSLGRNDAVVQFTHPDGSPRRIVLTGKRAAKYKETVSAAPWPTFARMRKMPASGALWPHGGRYTRTRSAI; translated from the coding sequence ATGGACACGACAGCAGCGCAGCAGCACGAGGTCCTGGTCCTGGGCGCGGGTTACGCGGGACTCTCGGCCGCGGTCCAGCTCGCGGCCCGCACCAGGAAGCGCGGGGACCTGCGGGTGACGCTGGTCAACCCGTACGACACCTTCACCGAGCGGCTCCGCCTGCACATGACCGCCACCGGCCAGGAGACGGCCGAGATGAACATCCCCGAACTGCTGGACGGCACCGGCGCCGCATTCGTGCGCGGCTGGGTCACCGCCGTCGACGCCGAGGCCAGGACCGTCCGGATCGACGACGACCGGGTCCTGCGCTACGACACCCTGGTCTACGGCCTGGGCAGCATCGCGGACACCGCCGCCGTCCCCGGTGTGGACGACCACGCCTACACCTTCGACAGTCCGCAGGACGCCACCCTCCTCGCTGACCGGCTGGCCCGGCTCGACGGCGGGACCGTCGTGATCGGCGGCAGCGGCCTCACCGGTGTCGAGGCCGCCGCGGAGATCGCCGAGCGGCACCCGGAGCTCCAGGTGGTGCTCCTGGGTCGGCAGCAGCCGGGCGCGGGCATGCACCCGAAGGCCAGGGCCCACCTGGACGCGGCGCTCGCCCGGCTCGGCGTGGAGGTGCGCAGCGGCGTCGAGGTGGTCAAGGTGCTGCCGGACAGCGTCGAGCTCGCGGACGGCCCCGGCATCCCGGCGGCAGCGGTGCTGTGGACCACCGGGACTCGCGTCTCGCCGTTGGCTGCCGCCGCGGGCCTGGCCGTCGACGAGCGCGGCCGGGTGGTCACCGACAACGCACTGCGCTCGACCTCGCACCCGGACGTCTACGCCGTGGGCGACGCGGCGGCCGTCCCTCAGGGCTACGGCGTGATGCACGGGACCTGCCAGAGCGGCATGCCCACCGGCGTGCACGCGGCGCTGTCGATCCTGCGGACGCTGGCCGGGAAGGAGCCCCGGCCCTTCCGCTTCGGCTACTACCACACGCCCGTCAGCCTGGGCCGGAACGACGCCGTCGTGCAGTTCACCCACCCCGACGGCAGCCCGCGACGGATCGTGCTGACCGGCAAGCGGGCCGCGAAGTACAAGGAGACGGTCAGCGCCGCCCCGTGGCCCACCTTCGCCCGCATGCGGAAGATGCCCGCCTCGGGCGCCCTCTGGCCGCACGGCGGCCGCTACACCCGGACCAGGAGCGCCATATGA
- a CDS encoding TetR/AcrR family transcriptional regulator gives MARAGGKRSVESSGGSSSAETRAALVAGAVAALREEGFAGASAREIARRAGCNQSLIFYHFGSVAKLHLAALDMVSGARNERYQAMVDESKNLGALVQAARTVFDEDLDQGHVTVLVEMIAAAQFTPELRPEVAARIRPWRTFAADSVRDALAGSPAARLLPPEELAHAIVALYLGLEMLANLEGERGPALALFDRAGKIASLLDIFKRKKKA, from the coding sequence GTGGCCAGAGCCGGTGGGAAGCGTTCGGTTGAGTCGTCCGGGGGCTCCAGTTCGGCGGAGACGCGAGCGGCGCTGGTCGCCGGAGCCGTCGCCGCCCTGCGCGAGGAGGGCTTCGCCGGAGCCAGCGCCCGGGAGATCGCCCGGCGCGCGGGCTGCAACCAGTCGCTGATCTTCTATCACTTCGGCTCAGTGGCCAAACTGCACCTGGCGGCCTTGGACATGGTCAGCGGTGCGCGCAACGAGCGCTACCAGGCGATGGTCGATGAGTCCAAGAACCTCGGCGCCCTGGTCCAGGCTGCCAGGACGGTGTTCGATGAGGACCTGGACCAGGGACACGTGACCGTGCTCGTCGAGATGATCGCCGCTGCCCAGTTCACCCCCGAGCTCCGCCCGGAAGTCGCCGCCCGGATCCGTCCGTGGCGCACCTTCGCCGCCGACAGCGTCCGCGACGCGCTCGCGGGCTCCCCCGCCGCGCGACTGCTGCCCCCCGAAGAACTCGCCCACGCGATCGTGGCCCTGTACCTGGGCCTGGAGATGCTCGCCAACCTCGAAGGGGAACGCGGGCCCGCGCTGGCCCTGTTCGACCGTGCCGGGAAAATCGCCTCCCTCCTCGACATCTTCAAACGAAAGAAGAAGGCATGA
- a CDS encoding BTAD domain-containing putative transcriptional regulator, whose amino-acid sequence MTDVSAAEAAQFRFQLLGTVAAWRDGTQLQVGSPQQVALLASLLLRPGQSVPLKQVVGDLWGGEVPDHAVGAVRTYASRLRAVLEPGRARRAPGAVLVSVGDGYTLRTPGDPALSVDVHAFTAKIAEAERLRAAGEARAAYDRLGTALALWQGEALLGVPGPYAEQQRGWLEQRRLAAAEARLELGLELGRHTEVLDALDTLVSEHPLREHLRELRMLALYRGGRQAEALACFAEIRELLVEELGIDPGPELSALHQRILGADPELAVPPQRPTTDTAAVYRAVVPAQLPTDIPDFAGREGQLEGVVAALRAPAGQAVAVITLFGIGGSGKTTLAVHAAHQVRDQFPDGHLFADLRGGQQVTTDPGLVLVDFLRSLGVAPGGIPDGLDERSAMFRSLLTGRRMLILIDNARDASQVRPLLPGTAGSAVLVTSRAQLAELPGTRLFEIEAFRRSEALDLFAAVIGAERAAAEPEAVEALVAACGFLPLGVRILASRLAVRPAWSAADLAERLADQERRLDELHLGSLGVEATFQLSYEQLHPEQARAFRLLALPDGHGLTTAAAAAAIGLPERRTEDVLESLHSAGLLLSRIPGRYQYHDLLRLFARRRSEHEDSAAQRAEVVLLLVDHLLANMVNATRALDPDGALVRHFQPTRAAGLRFADREQAARWPHSESALIFAITEQVVRNAADPDSVTGGGTELRSAVDLLLGLVWLLDGQVHAARFRDVLRPAGVAARRRGDRATEARVCYLSGLLDRLAAGHREAEPTLRRALELLAPRDAADQALRATVTNEIALVLNLTSRTAEALTYFEESLALCRDLGNTTGQARVLGNIARVHLNAGRLAEGVACAAQAADIAEESGSAAGVADSYYQLGIALRADGRTGEAVLRLRSALGYFQEQQRRSLEGLALGRLAECLADQALWSEAVALAEQSLVIAEELDSQYARALALAALGRALAEQGVRDRARECLLAAAGLFEGLRAPETAGTRELLARITASAD is encoded by the coding sequence ATGACGGACGTCAGTGCTGCCGAAGCCGCACAGTTCCGCTTCCAGCTGCTCGGTACCGTGGCCGCCTGGAGGGACGGGACACAGCTCCAGGTCGGCTCGCCGCAGCAGGTCGCGCTGCTCGCCTCGCTGCTGCTGAGGCCCGGCCAGTCGGTCCCGCTGAAGCAGGTGGTGGGCGACCTGTGGGGCGGTGAGGTCCCGGACCACGCGGTCGGCGCGGTACGCACCTACGCCTCGCGGCTGCGGGCCGTACTCGAACCGGGGCGGGCCCGCCGCGCACCCGGAGCCGTCCTGGTCTCCGTCGGCGACGGCTACACCCTGCGCACCCCGGGCGATCCGGCCCTCTCGGTGGACGTGCACGCCTTCACCGCCAAAATCGCCGAGGCCGAGCGGCTGCGGGCGGCGGGGGAGGCCCGGGCCGCCTACGACCGGCTCGGGACCGCGCTGGCCCTGTGGCAGGGCGAGGCGCTGCTGGGCGTCCCCGGACCGTACGCCGAACAGCAGCGCGGCTGGCTGGAGCAGCGGCGGCTGGCCGCCGCCGAGGCCAGGCTGGAACTCGGCCTGGAACTTGGCCGGCACACCGAGGTCCTGGACGCGCTGGACACCCTGGTCTCCGAGCACCCGCTCCGCGAGCACCTGCGCGAACTGCGGATGCTCGCCCTCTACCGGGGCGGCCGTCAGGCCGAGGCGCTGGCCTGCTTCGCCGAGATCCGGGAGCTGCTGGTCGAGGAGCTCGGCATCGACCCGGGCCCGGAGCTCAGCGCGCTGCACCAGCGGATCCTCGGCGCGGACCCGGAGCTGGCGGTACCGCCGCAGCGCCCGACGACCGACACCGCCGCCGTGTACCGGGCCGTGGTACCGGCCCAGCTGCCCACCGACATACCGGACTTCGCCGGCCGCGAGGGGCAGCTGGAGGGCGTGGTCGCGGCCCTGCGCGCCCCGGCCGGGCAGGCCGTGGCGGTGATCACGCTGTTCGGCATCGGCGGTTCCGGCAAGACCACCCTCGCCGTGCACGCCGCGCACCAGGTCCGGGACCAGTTCCCGGACGGGCATCTGTTCGCCGACCTGCGCGGCGGGCAGCAGGTGACCACGGATCCCGGGCTGGTGCTGGTCGACTTCCTGCGCAGCCTCGGGGTCGCCCCGGGCGGCATTCCCGATGGCCTGGACGAGCGTTCGGCGATGTTCCGCTCGCTGCTGACCGGGCGGCGGATGCTGATCCTGATCGACAACGCCCGTGACGCCTCCCAGGTCCGGCCACTGCTGCCGGGCACCGCCGGGAGCGCGGTGCTGGTCACCAGCCGGGCGCAGCTGGCGGAGCTGCCCGGCACCCGGCTGTTCGAGATCGAGGCGTTCCGCCGGAGCGAGGCGCTGGACCTGTTCGCGGCGGTGATCGGCGCCGAGCGCGCCGCCGCCGAGCCCGAGGCCGTCGAAGCCCTGGTCGCGGCCTGCGGGTTCCTGCCGCTGGGGGTGCGGATCCTCGCCTCCCGGCTGGCGGTGCGCCCGGCCTGGAGCGCCGCCGACCTCGCCGAACGGCTGGCGGACCAGGAGCGGCGGCTGGACGAGCTGCACCTGGGCTCGCTCGGTGTCGAGGCGACCTTCCAGCTGAGTTACGAGCAGCTGCACCCGGAGCAGGCCCGGGCGTTCCGGCTGCTGGCGCTCCCGGACGGGCACGGGCTTACCACCGCCGCCGCGGCCGCGGCGATCGGGCTGCCCGAACGGCGGACCGAGGACGTGCTGGAGTCGCTGCACAGCGCCGGGCTGCTGCTCTCCCGCATCCCCGGCCGCTACCAGTACCACGACCTGCTGCGGCTGTTCGCGCGGCGGCGCAGCGAGCACGAGGACAGCGCGGCGCAGCGCGCCGAGGTGGTGCTGCTGCTGGTGGACCACCTGCTGGCGAACATGGTCAACGCCACCCGCGCGCTGGACCCGGACGGCGCCCTGGTCCGCCATTTCCAGCCGACCCGGGCCGCGGGCCTGCGGTTCGCCGACCGGGAGCAGGCGGCGCGCTGGCCGCACAGCGAGAGCGCGCTGATCTTCGCCATCACCGAACAGGTGGTGCGCAACGCGGCGGATCCGGACAGTGTCACCGGCGGTGGTACCGAGCTGCGCTCGGCGGTGGACCTGCTGCTGGGGCTGGTCTGGCTGCTGGACGGACAGGTGCACGCCGCCCGGTTCCGGGACGTGCTGCGCCCGGCGGGGGTGGCCGCGCGGCGCCGGGGCGACCGGGCCACCGAGGCCCGGGTCTGCTACCTCAGCGGGCTGCTGGACCGGCTGGCGGCCGGACACCGGGAGGCGGAGCCGACGCTGCGCCGGGCACTGGAACTGCTCGCCCCGCGGGACGCCGCCGACCAGGCGCTGCGGGCCACGGTCACCAATGAGATCGCGCTGGTGCTGAACCTCACCTCGCGCACCGCCGAGGCACTGACCTACTTCGAGGAGTCGCTGGCGCTCTGCCGCGACCTGGGCAACACCACCGGGCAGGCCCGGGTGCTGGGCAACATCGCCCGGGTGCACCTCAACGCGGGGCGGCTGGCCGAGGGCGTGGCCTGCGCGGCCCAGGCGGCCGACATCGCGGAGGAGTCCGGCAGCGCCGCCGGTGTCGCCGACAGCTACTACCAGCTGGGCATCGCGCTGCGTGCGGACGGACGCACCGGGGAGGCGGTGCTGCGGCTGCGGAGCGCCCTCGGCTACTTCCAGGAGCAGCAGCGCCGCTCGCTGGAGGGGCTGGCGCTGGGCCGCCTCGCCGAGTGCCTGGCCGACCAGGCGCTCTGGTCGGAGGCGGTGGCGCTGGCCGAGCAGTCGCTGGTGATCGCCGAGGAGTTGGACAGCCAGTACGCCCGGGCGCTGGCCCTGGCGGCGCTGGGCCGCGCGCTGGCGGAGCAGGGCGTCCGGGACCGGGCCCGGGAGTGCCTGCTGGCCGCGGCCGGGCTGTTCGAGGGCCTGCGGGCCCCGGAGACGGCGGGGACGCGCGAGCTGCTGGCCCGGATCACCGCCTCGGCCGACTAG
- a CDS encoding response regulator transcription factor has translation MNSETIASGEMLSNRERQVLSLLAEGYTYQSIAQHMQISPHTVDSYLRRIRGKTGARGRVHLLRLAIALDEGSRLVGMSG, from the coding sequence GTGAACAGTGAAACCATCGCCTCCGGTGAAATGCTCAGCAACCGCGAACGGCAGGTCCTCAGCCTGCTCGCGGAGGGCTACACCTACCAGTCCATCGCCCAGCACATGCAGATCAGCCCCCACACCGTGGACTCGTACCTGCGCCGCATCCGCGGGAAGACCGGCGCCAGAGGCCGCGTCCATCTGCTGCGCCTGGCGATCGCCCTCGACGAGGGCTCCAGGCTCGTCGGAATGTCCGGCTGA
- a CDS encoding RNA polymerase sigma-70 factor: MTQSQQTGPDQLAFQQYRSLLFSVAYRILGSAADAEDVVQDAWLKWSAADRSQVAEPKAYLTRIVSNLAMERLRSTRHQRETYVGPWLPEPILTGPDTADGVAAADSVSMALLVVLETLSPLERAVFVLKEVFAFSYAEIAEAVERSETAVRQAAHRARAHVQARRPRFTADRARQRDATERFIAAATGGDINTLMELLSPDVTVWTDGGGKVRQALKPVVGLETVARWFSSLGTMTYQGVEPGQMRAELTSINGGPGLVFRGPDRVIATLTFDFDPEGRISTIHNVANPDKLHAITDGTRHELSGTQA; this comes from the coding sequence ATGACCCAGTCGCAGCAGACCGGCCCCGACCAGCTCGCCTTCCAGCAGTACCGCTCCCTGCTCTTCTCCGTCGCCTACCGCATCCTCGGCTCGGCCGCCGACGCCGAGGACGTGGTCCAGGACGCCTGGCTCAAGTGGTCGGCGGCCGACCGCTCCCAGGTCGCCGAGCCCAAGGCCTACCTGACCCGGATCGTCTCCAACCTGGCGATGGAGCGGCTCCGTTCGACCCGCCACCAGCGCGAGACCTACGTCGGGCCCTGGCTGCCCGAGCCGATCCTGACCGGCCCGGACACCGCCGACGGCGTCGCCGCGGCGGACTCGGTCTCGATGGCCCTGCTGGTCGTCCTGGAGACGCTGAGCCCGCTGGAGCGTGCGGTCTTCGTGTTGAAGGAGGTCTTCGCCTTCAGCTACGCGGAGATCGCGGAAGCGGTGGAACGCTCGGAGACGGCGGTCCGGCAGGCCGCGCACCGTGCCCGCGCGCACGTCCAGGCCCGCCGGCCCCGCTTCACCGCCGACCGCGCCCGCCAGCGCGACGCCACCGAGCGCTTCATCGCGGCGGCGACGGGCGGCGACATCAACACCCTCATGGAACTGCTCTCCCCGGACGTGACGGTGTGGACCGACGGCGGCGGCAAGGTCCGCCAGGCCCTCAAGCCGGTCGTCGGCCTGGAGACCGTGGCCCGTTGGTTCTCCTCGCTCGGCACCATGACCTACCAGGGCGTCGAGCCCGGCCAGATGCGGGCAGAGCTCACCTCGATCAACGGCGGCCCGGGCTTGGTGTTCCGCGGCCCGGACCGCGTGATCGCCACGCTGACCTTCGACTTCGACCCGGAAGGCCGCATCTCGACCATCCACAACGTGGCCAACCCCGACAAGCTCCACGCCATCACCGACGGCACCAGGCACGAACTCTCGGGAACGCAGGCATGA
- a CDS encoding ROK family protein → MYDSVSTSRLELVRATGLSRATVSALVTDLLEAGLVNEDNVPDPAESEGRKGGRPVQPIALTASAAYAVGADIGHQHVRVAICDLRGTSVWEAYRAHSVDRAPQETLDLVAELAMNGISETGVAERVLGMGVDIAAPVHQLDGSLEAMGIMPGWVGVHPGVELADRTGLTTSLANDANAGALGERLYGAGRASRNLVYVRLSAGIGAGVVMNGVPLLGGDGLAGEIGHVVVDPGGRICRCGQRGCLETVASPVAISRLLSDSWNEPVSVADVLTLVASGNPGALRAVQDAAEQIGRVLATLVTILNPELIVVGGELAQLGDLLFTPLQTSVKRHTFAALTDRIRVAGGELGESAEVRGAAGLVLADAPRILAARGLTMPTART, encoded by the coding sequence GTGTACGACAGCGTCTCCACCAGCAGGTTGGAGCTGGTCAGGGCAACCGGGCTGAGCCGGGCGACGGTCTCGGCGCTGGTGACCGACCTGCTGGAGGCCGGTCTGGTGAACGAGGACAACGTGCCCGACCCGGCCGAGTCCGAGGGCCGCAAGGGCGGGCGTCCGGTACAGCCGATCGCCCTGACGGCGTCGGCCGCCTACGCGGTGGGCGCGGACATCGGCCACCAGCACGTCCGCGTCGCCATCTGCGACCTCCGTGGCACCTCGGTCTGGGAGGCGTACCGGGCGCACAGCGTCGACCGGGCACCGCAGGAGACGCTGGACCTGGTGGCCGAGCTCGCGATGAACGGAATCTCGGAGACCGGCGTCGCGGAGCGGGTCCTGGGCATGGGCGTGGACATCGCCGCCCCCGTGCATCAGCTGGACGGCTCCCTGGAGGCCATGGGGATCATGCCCGGCTGGGTCGGTGTCCACCCCGGCGTCGAGCTGGCCGACCGGACCGGACTGACCACCAGCCTGGCCAACGACGCCAACGCCGGTGCCCTGGGCGAGCGCCTCTACGGGGCCGGGCGGGCCAGCAGGAACCTCGTCTACGTGCGCCTGTCGGCCGGTATCGGCGCGGGCGTGGTGATGAACGGCGTGCCGCTGCTCGGCGGCGACGGCCTGGCCGGGGAGATCGGCCACGTCGTCGTCGACCCCGGCGGCCGCATCTGCCGCTGCGGCCAGCGCGGATGCCTGGAGACCGTCGCCAGTCCCGTTGCCATCAGCCGCCTGCTCAGCGACAGTTGGAACGAGCCGGTGAGCGTGGCCGACGTGCTGACGCTGGTCGCCTCGGGCAACCCCGGCGCCCTCCGCGCGGTCCAGGACGCCGCCGAGCAGATCGGCCGGGTACTGGCCACGCTGGTGACGATCCTCAACCCCGAGCTGATCGTTGTCGGCGGAGAGCTGGCCCAGCTCGGCGACCTGCTCTTCACACCGTTGCAGACCAGCGTCAAGCGCCACACGTTCGCCGCCCTGACCGACCGGATCCGGGTCGCCGGGGGCGAGTTGGGGGAGAGCGCCGAGGTGCGCGGCGCGGCGGGCCTGGTTCTGGCGGACGCGCCGCGGATCCTCGCCGCCCGGGGCCTGACCATGCCGACCGCCCGAACCTGA